Proteins from a single region of Candidatus Babeliales bacterium:
- the rpsR gene encoding 30S ribosomal protein S18, giving the protein MVKKRTSKLKISSRLLRKKARRLSFAPRKHCRFCGAKQVETVLDYKNVPVLKSFLTERGKILPSRISGVCARHQRALSHVIKKARVMALLPYYAPEF; this is encoded by the coding sequence ATGGTAAAAAAAAGAACATCAAAATTAAAAATTAGCAGTCGTTTATTACGTAAAAAAGCACGTAGATTATCTTTTGCACCTCGTAAGCATTGCCGCTTTTGTGGAGCGAAACAAGTAGAAACTGTGTTGGATTATAAAAATGTACCAGTGTTAAAAAGCTTTTTAACTGAGCGAGGTAAAATTTTACCTTCGCGTATATCTGGCGTTTGTGCGCGTCATCAACGTGCGCTTTCGCATGTAATTAAAAAAGCACGCGTGATGGCGTTATTACCATATTATGCGCCTGAATTTTAA
- a CDS encoding 30S ribosomal protein S6, whose translation MVRYETLILSIPEITADETSALENEFERLVKKSGGSITSFERWGKYRLAYPVQNNEYGVYFLTRFETNLNNVDELTKDIHSLFTVKYPQMIMRFMNSRLDMDQSLTYYKPESLEDIPSQDVDTFLRENKMEGLLKTTGTLEAPMPKVAKSVEEDDENDADLEETEE comes from the coding sequence ATGGTTCGTTACGAAACCCTTATTTTATCCATTCCCGAAATTACCGCGGATGAAACATCTGCGTTAGAAAATGAGTTTGAACGCTTAGTAAAGAAAAGTGGCGGTTCAATAACTTCTTTTGAACGATGGGGTAAATACAGACTTGCCTATCCTGTTCAAAATAATGAATACGGTGTCTATTTTTTAACTCGTTTTGAAACTAATCTTAATAATGTTGATGAATTAACTAAGGATATTCATTCATTGTTTACGGTTAAATATCCTCAAATGATCATGCGTTTTATGAATTCTCGTCTTGATATGGATCAATCACTAACATATTACAAACCTGAATCTCTCGAAGATATTCCTTCACAAGATGTCGATACTTTTTTAAGAGAAAACAAAATGGAAGGATTACTTAAAACAACTGGTACGTTAGAAGCGCCAATGCCCAAGGTTGCCAAATCAGTAGAAGAAGATGATGAAAATGACGCAGATTTAGAAGAAACTGAGGAATAA
- a CDS encoding XRE family transcriptional regulator gives MSSLTELRVKELLREKGWTTKVLAEKTGMSESYLTHIKNGTRRWNEDSLRKLANAFEVNPVDLFAQRKQRTDNIDSNVSMPEKSDVELKVQIIPVVGEIPANPSPYNNQLMQITSGHKDEFVPILNTTDNAMFSFSVDNNLMAPIFVKGDLLIISPETWTRSGDIAAVEYGNDTATRAIMQVTYTEDFIVLESVNHKQAPVALVRGKDHFRIIGRVIQRHQKLI, from the coding sequence ATGTCTTCCTTGACAGAATTGCGTGTTAAAGAGTTGCTCAGGGAAAAAGGATGGACCACAAAAGTCTTAGCAGAAAAGACTGGGATGTCCGAGAGTTACTTAACGCATATAAAAAATGGAACCAGGCGCTGGAATGAAGATTCATTAAGAAAGCTAGCTAACGCTTTTGAAGTAAATCCAGTTGATCTTTTTGCACAACGCAAGCAGCGTACTGATAACATAGACAGTAATGTAAGCATGCCAGAAAAATCTGATGTTGAGTTGAAAGTACAAATTATTCCGGTTGTTGGAGAAATTCCTGCTAACCCATCTCCTTATAATAATCAACTTATGCAAATTACAAGCGGACATAAAGATGAGTTCGTACCAATCTTAAATACCACAGATAATGCAATGTTTTCTTTTTCAGTTGATAATAATCTTATGGCGCCGATTTTTGTAAAAGGTGATTTGTTAATTATTTCACCAGAAACATGGACGCGTTCAGGAGATATTGCGGCTGTTGAATATGGCAACGATACGGCTACTCGTGCGATTATGCAAGTGACTTATACTGAAGACTTCATAGTCTTAGAATCGGTTAATCATAAACAAGCACCAGTTGCGTTAGTTCGTGGCAAAGATCATTTCAGAATTATTGGCCGTGTTATTCAACGTCACCAAAAATTGATCTAA
- a CDS encoding ribonuclease HII — MPTIKYKQRFNKDFFETQNWQENQLVCGIDEVGRGCLAGPVVTAAVILFPNKKSRLLKDSKLLDQEEREKGFAWIRKNAWFSYGIINHRDIDTYNIYHATLRAMKRTLMQLFAHCPNLPQKILVDAMPVNLEKTAYSNLEVIYFPFGERKSSSIAAASIVAKNIRDEIMRKLDPVFPHYKFARHKGYSTKVHQQAIREHGHSIIHRLRFLDNKYWLSDEQATLPFEKNDEHTLKIE, encoded by the coding sequence ATGCCCACGATAAAATACAAGCAGCGCTTCAACAAAGATTTTTTTGAAACTCAAAATTGGCAAGAAAATCAATTAGTCTGTGGTATTGATGAGGTTGGACGTGGCTGTTTAGCCGGTCCTGTTGTGACGGCCGCCGTTATTTTATTTCCTAATAAGAAAAGTCGCTTACTTAAAGATTCCAAATTACTTGACCAAGAAGAACGTGAAAAAGGCTTTGCATGGATTCGTAAAAATGCATGGTTTTCATATGGCATTATAAATCATAGAGATATTGATACATATAATATTTATCATGCAACGCTTCGTGCGATGAAGAGAACCTTAATGCAATTATTTGCTCACTGCCCCAATCTGCCTCAAAAAATTTTAGTTGATGCAATGCCCGTTAATCTTGAAAAAACAGCGTATAGCAATTTAGAAGTTATCTATTTTCCATTTGGCGAACGCAAATCAAGTTCGATTGCTGCTGCTTCAATTGTTGCAAAAAACATTCGTGATGAAATTATGCGCAAACTCGATCCAGTATTTCCGCACTATAAATTTGCGCGCCATAAAGGATATAGCACCAAGGTTCATCAACAAGCAATAAGAGAACACGGTCATTCAATTATTCATCGTCTGCGCTTTTTAGATAATAAGTACTGGCTTTCGGATGAACAAGCTACGCTGCCTTTTGAAAAAAATGATGAACATACATTAAAAATAGAATAA
- the ftsY gene encoding signal recognition particle-docking protein FtsY encodes MFNILKNTFGTIFSQFNKIQGLFSRTSIDEKTMQELEQLLIEADTGIQTTRVILTNLKEKFRQGIIKQGEDLKKALELELVNLLKPFTHSENRIYLLVGINGSGKTTGAAKLAYQYQQQGKKVLLVAGDTFRAAASDQLKQWAEKVGVNIVCGKENQDPGSVVFAGCEQFKKDNYDILIIDTAGRLQTKINLMHELAKIKKIILKQFPTEPITTLLTLDAMLGQNSLEQAKVFHDCTKINGIVLSKMDGTGKGGIVFAINETLQIPVAYIAHGEKKEDLKQFNPPEYVQQLIAE; translated from the coding sequence ATGTTTAATATTTTAAAAAATACATTTGGCACTATTTTTTCTCAGTTTAATAAGATTCAAGGGCTATTTTCTCGCACTTCCATTGATGAAAAAACAATGCAAGAGTTGGAGCAACTATTAATTGAAGCAGATACGGGCATTCAAACGACCCGTGTTATTTTAACCAATCTTAAAGAAAAATTTCGCCAAGGCATTATTAAACAAGGTGAGGATTTAAAAAAAGCACTCGAACTAGAACTTGTTAATCTATTAAAGCCATTTACTCATTCTGAAAATCGTATTTATTTATTAGTTGGTATTAATGGCAGTGGCAAAACCACCGGTGCAGCAAAACTAGCCTATCAATACCAGCAACAAGGAAAAAAAGTTTTATTAGTAGCTGGTGATACATTCCGTGCTGCGGCAAGTGATCAACTTAAACAATGGGCAGAAAAAGTTGGCGTTAATATTGTATGTGGCAAAGAAAATCAAGATCCGGGATCTGTTGTGTTTGCTGGCTGCGAACAATTTAAAAAAGATAATTATGATATTCTTATTATTGACACCGCTGGGCGCTTACAAACAAAAATTAATTTAATGCATGAGCTTGCTAAGATTAAAAAAATTATTCTCAAGCAATTTCCTACTGAACCGATCACTACCCTGCTCACGCTTGATGCAATGCTCGGGCAAAATTCACTCGAGCAAGCAAAAGTTTTCCACGATTGCACTAAAATTAATGGCATTGTGTTATCTAAAATGGATGGCACTGGAAAAGGTGGCATTGTTTTTGCAATTAATGAAACGCTCCAAATTCCAGTAGCATATATCGCTCATGGTGAAAAAAAAGAAGATCTCAAACAATTTAACCCTCCTGAATATGTGCAGCAATTAATTGCCGAATAA
- the prmC gene encoding peptide chain release factor N(5)-glutamine methyltransferase produces MKYNVIILIQEIADQLKHIYEDVVEQQQVAWWLLQAVTQKTKVQLIAQETVDLTEIQEATLKKWIQEHSQDLKPLQYILGSVPFCNLEILVEPPVLIPRPETEEWCCELIEQLKQLPDKNIMILDLCSGSGCIALALAKALPQATVIGTDISEHALALAQKNAQHNKLLNIKFLHSDIYDKIPQEYKFDLIVSNPPYIAPEEWQNLSPMVKKWEEKIALVADDQGLTIIRKIIDNAHNWLRQNPALTSLKIPQLIIEIGYKQGQVVKSYMENATFKNVQIKKDLSGKDRIVTGRL; encoded by the coding sequence ATGAAATATAATGTTATTATTCTCATACAAGAAATCGCCGACCAACTCAAACATATTTATGAAGACGTTGTTGAGCAACAGCAAGTAGCCTGGTGGTTATTACAAGCAGTTACTCAAAAAACAAAAGTACAATTAATTGCCCAAGAAACCGTAGATTTAACCGAAATACAAGAAGCAACATTAAAAAAATGGATTCAGGAACATAGTCAAGATTTAAAACCATTACAATATATTCTTGGCTCAGTTCCTTTTTGCAATCTTGAAATTTTGGTAGAGCCACCAGTACTAATACCGCGCCCTGAAACTGAAGAGTGGTGTTGTGAGCTCATTGAACAATTAAAACAACTTCCTGATAAAAATATAATGATTCTTGATTTATGTAGTGGTTCAGGATGCATTGCATTGGCATTAGCAAAAGCATTACCACAAGCAACAGTAATTGGTACTGATATTTCAGAGCATGCTTTAGCTTTAGCGCAAAAAAATGCGCAGCATAATAAGCTTTTAAATATTAAATTTTTGCATTCAGATATTTATGATAAAATTCCTCAAGAATATAAATTTGATTTAATTGTAAGTAATCCACCTTATATTGCGCCCGAGGAATGGCAAAATCTTTCACCGATGGTTAAAAAATGGGAAGAAAAAATAGCATTAGTGGCCGATGATCAAGGACTTACAATAATCAGAAAAATTATTGATAATGCACATAATTGGTTACGACAAAATCCTGCTTTAACTTCTTTAAAAATTCCACAACTCATCATTGAAATAGGCTACAAACAAGGACAAGTAGTAAAAAGCTATATGGAAAATGCAACATTCAAAAATGTACAAATTAAAAAAGATTTATCAGGAAAAGACCGAATTGTTACCGGAAGGCTATAA
- a CDS encoding PilN domain-containing protein encodes MKEFNLIKTLSPQKKQRLIYWLYLTIIAFVLIFSLITIYAIHGIYSLWQYKTKYRNLKNTIAYEQTLLNEIKSFNDQHSILKKKLAKIDKFLHKPANPCHYLQIISSLIPEEVALTTYKQEKKSMQLEGHAFGMQQVIAFSQALKTTDVFDKIQLTSLTHQASNKSTHAPLRFVIKGTIKKNFILS; translated from the coding sequence ATGAAAGAATTTAATTTAATAAAGACGCTTTCTCCGCAAAAAAAACAGCGTTTAATATACTGGCTCTACCTGACAATTATTGCTTTTGTTTTAATATTTAGCTTAATAACAATCTATGCTATACATGGCATATATAGCTTATGGCAATATAAAACAAAATATAGAAATTTAAAAAACACCATTGCATATGAACAAACACTTTTAAATGAAATTAAATCTTTTAATGATCAACATAGTATTCTTAAAAAAAAATTAGCAAAAATAGATAAATTTTTACACAAACCGGCAAATCCTTGCCATTATTTGCAAATAATTTCTTCTTTAATTCCAGAAGAAGTTGCATTAACAACATATAAACAAGAAAAAAAATCCATGCAGCTTGAAGGACATGCTTTTGGTATGCAACAAGTAATTGCATTTTCACAAGCACTAAAAACTACTGATGTTTTTGATAAAATTCAATTAACTTCATTAACACATCAAGCTTCAAATAAGTCTACTCATGCCCCATTACGATTTGTTATTAAAGGAACTATTAAAAAGAATTTCATTCTTTCTTAA
- the mutL gene encoding DNA mismatch repair endonuclease MutL — protein MQKIKQLPLHEAQKIAAGEVVERPANAIKELIENSIDAQAQQVQIYIENGGQSLIRVVDNGYGMSSKDAQICFDHHATSKINTVEDLLTLQSFGFRGEALASIAAVSTICLITKEKNTLFGTQVNRDAQTIVDIKEVSCAEGTDITIKNLFYNVPARKKFLKTVPTEVRQITQLFQAFCFDYPTIHFSLYSENKLVYNCPPVKTLLERVFQFWDRQEAEHMISLDSAENKEINISGIISNHQSFRYDRYHQFFFVNQRWIKNHQLAKALLKGYLNVIPQNRYPAAVISIQINSAEVDINIHPRKQEVQFLHPRIIEQLIQKTVKQTLENHLSQHIQKPVTFSSTQENEHNYSVDQPFKPATLRNNEFIPSFSSSAIEFESLSIPEPITYSGQDKEIKPAHKTDENLTITVEKPSPLSMQNIQLLGQLKKTYILAQDKDGLFIIDQHAAHERILYEQFRTRFNALETINLITPHIVSLSEDEYQTIHPHLEHIGEYGLALEPFGNKQLIIQSTLGYLKKVSFETLIKEIISLIKEYAQLPHEEFHKMLHEKIHAQMACKAAVKAGDTLSNEQMQQLLNDLYETKNRFACPHGRPTGWLLTTYEIEKKFKRKL, from the coding sequence ATGCAAAAAATAAAACAGTTACCATTACATGAAGCACAAAAAATAGCGGCTGGTGAAGTTGTTGAACGCCCTGCAAATGCTATCAAAGAATTGATAGAAAATAGTATTGATGCACAAGCGCAACAAGTTCAAATTTATATTGAAAATGGTGGTCAATCATTAATTCGTGTGGTGGATAATGGATATGGCATGTCATCCAAAGATGCCCAAATTTGTTTTGATCATCATGCGACAAGCAAAATTAATACTGTAGAAGATTTATTAACACTGCAAAGCTTTGGTTTTCGTGGAGAAGCGCTTGCGAGTATTGCAGCAGTTAGTACCATTTGCCTGATCACCAAAGAAAAAAATACGTTGTTTGGCACGCAAGTTAACCGTGACGCACAAACAATCGTTGATATTAAAGAAGTTTCGTGCGCAGAAGGTACTGATATCACTATCAAAAATTTATTTTATAATGTACCGGCACGTAAAAAATTTTTAAAAACCGTTCCAACAGAAGTGCGTCAAATTACTCAATTATTCCAAGCCTTTTGTTTTGATTATCCTACTATTCATTTTTCATTGTATTCAGAAAATAAACTTGTTTATAATTGCCCTCCCGTTAAAACATTATTAGAACGAGTTTTTCAATTTTGGGATAGACAAGAAGCTGAACATATGATCAGTTTAGATTCCGCTGAAAATAAAGAGATCAACATATCAGGCATCATATCCAACCATCAATCGTTCCGATATGATAGATATCATCAATTTTTCTTTGTAAATCAGCGCTGGATAAAAAATCATCAACTTGCAAAAGCACTCCTTAAAGGCTACTTAAATGTTATTCCACAAAATCGATACCCCGCTGCCGTTATTTCTATTCAGATAAATAGTGCAGAAGTTGACATTAATATTCATCCAAGAAAACAAGAAGTACAATTTTTACATCCACGCATTATTGAGCAATTGATACAAAAAACGGTAAAACAAACCTTAGAAAATCATTTATCCCAGCACATACAAAAACCGGTTACATTTTCTTCAACACAAGAAAATGAACACAACTATTCTGTTGATCAACCATTCAAGCCCGCAACATTAAGGAATAATGAATTCATTCCTTCTTTCAGCTCATCGGCTATTGAGTTTGAATCTTTATCCATACCAGAACCAATAACGTATAGCGGCCAAGATAAGGAAATAAAACCGGCTCATAAAACTGATGAGAATCTTACTATTACGGTAGAAAAGCCATCGCCACTTTCTATGCAGAATATTCAATTGCTTGGACAATTGAAAAAAACTTATATTTTGGCGCAAGATAAAGATGGCTTATTTATTATTGATCAACATGCCGCTCATGAACGTATTTTATATGAACAATTTCGCACCCGTTTCAACGCGCTTGAAACTATTAATTTAATAACACCGCATATTGTTAGCCTCTCAGAAGATGAATATCAAACGATCCATCCCCATCTTGAACATATTGGTGAATATGGATTAGCACTCGAGCCGTTCGGCAATAAACAATTAATTATCCAATCAACTCTTGGGTATCTTAAAAAGGTTTCGTTTGAAACATTAATAAAAGAAATTATTAGTTTAATAAAAGAATATGCGCAATTACCACACGAAGAATTTCATAAAATGTTACATGAAAAAATACATGCGCAAATGGCATGCAAAGCAGCCGTAAAAGCGGGTGACACTTTATCAAACGAACAAATGCAACAATTGCTCAATGATTTATATGAAACAAAAAACCGGTTTGCATGCCCTCATGGCAGACCAACCGGCTGGCTTTTAACTACATATGAAATAGAAAAAAAATTCAAACGGAAGCTATAA
- a CDS encoding DEAD/DEAH box helicase, which translates to MNTFSDFPLLPAIQKSLEMLGFTKPTEVQAKVIPKLLEDPKQDVHAQAQTGTGKTLAFGIPLLQVIDPSLKAVQGLIIAPTRELVLQIYESLKDVSRNTNIIIEPIYGGMPINRQITNIKRGAQIIVGTPGRLNDHLRRKTLTLSSLKVLVLDEADIMLDMGFKEEINSVLEYAPKNRNIWLFSATVLPGIKQLIKSHMKDVLSVRAAEKDILAPQVKQYYCVVPMRQRTEALARFIEAAPDFYGIVFCRTKDLTNQVMEELASKGFKANCLHGDMRQALRNQVIKGFKNKDFNILIATDVAARGIDVSDLTHVINYSIPDEMESYIHRIGRTGRAGKEGIAIVFVSGSELHKIRRLEKIARTNLQEVPVPPLDAIINAKMGAVSDFIEQSKKPDSKLSRVHEVVKELINSFSEDEVKNSLAVALEDKFFKDIIHEDLKRVSADVGPQEICMELGQQSGLDEDIVRNYLYQVCKVLPQEVTKVRVLKEKTFISIPENRLRDCIGAMQSTPISTESHKVYLVEDVYREKRKKPTRPRPDKFKGERRRDERGRKGRGDEKRRGRRR; encoded by the coding sequence GTGAACACATTTTCTGATTTTCCCTTATTGCCCGCAATTCAAAAATCTTTAGAGATGCTTGGGTTTACCAAGCCAACCGAAGTTCAAGCAAAAGTTATTCCGAAACTACTTGAAGATCCAAAACAGGATGTCCATGCACAAGCACAGACTGGTACTGGTAAAACATTGGCATTTGGCATTCCATTGCTGCAAGTCATTGATCCATCATTAAAAGCGGTGCAGGGATTGATAATAGCACCGACCCGTGAACTGGTATTACAAATTTATGAAAGCTTAAAAGATGTTTCTCGTAATACGAATATAATAATTGAGCCAATTTATGGCGGGATGCCCATAAATCGTCAAATCACTAATATCAAACGTGGTGCTCAAATTATTGTTGGTACGCCCGGGCGGCTTAATGATCACCTACGGCGCAAGACACTAACGCTCTCCTCACTTAAAGTATTAGTGCTTGATGAGGCTGATATCATGCTTGATATGGGCTTTAAAGAAGAAATTAATAGTGTTTTAGAATATGCGCCAAAAAATCGAAATATTTGGTTATTTTCTGCTACGGTTTTGCCTGGTATTAAACAACTTATCAAATCACACATGAAAGATGTATTATCAGTAAGAGCTGCAGAAAAAGATATTTTAGCGCCACAAGTTAAACAATATTATTGTGTAGTACCTATGCGGCAACGCACGGAAGCACTTGCTCGGTTTATCGAAGCCGCACCTGATTTTTATGGTATTGTTTTTTGTCGTACTAAAGATCTTACCAATCAAGTTATGGAAGAATTAGCAAGTAAAGGATTTAAAGCTAATTGTTTACATGGTGATATGCGGCAAGCGTTACGTAATCAAGTGATCAAGGGCTTTAAAAATAAAGATTTTAATATTTTAATTGCAACTGATGTAGCTGCACGTGGTATTGATGTTTCAGATCTTACCCATGTTATTAACTATTCTATTCCCGATGAAATGGAAAGCTATATTCATCGGATTGGCAGAACCGGACGTGCTGGAAAGGAAGGAATAGCAATTGTATTTGTTTCGGGATCTGAACTTCATAAAATTCGTAGGTTAGAAAAAATTGCTCGTACTAATTTACAAGAAGTGCCGGTGCCACCATTGGATGCAATTATTAATGCCAAAATGGGAGCGGTATCAGATTTTATTGAGCAATCAAAGAAGCCAGATAGCAAATTATCACGTGTACATGAAGTAGTAAAAGAACTCATAAATTCGTTTAGCGAAGATGAAGTAAAAAATTCTTTAGCGGTAGCATTAGAAGATAAATTTTTCAAAGATATTATTCATGAAGATTTAAAACGGGTGAGCGCCGATGTAGGTCCACAAGAAATTTGTATGGAATTAGGTCAACAATCAGGCCTTGATGAAGACATAGTGCGTAATTATCTATATCAAGTTTGCAAAGTACTTCCACAAGAAGTGACCAAAGTTCGGGTATTAAAAGAAAAAACATTTATTTCAATTCCTGAAAATCGTTTACGAGATTGTATAGGTGCAATGCAATCAACACCAATTTCGACCGAATCTCATAAGGTTTACTTAGTTGAAGATGTGTATCGTGAGAAAAGAAAAAAACCTACTCGTCCAAGACCGGATAAGTTTAAAGGTGAACGAAGAAGAGATGAACGAGGAAGAAAAGGAAGAGGCGACGAGAAACGTCGTGGTCGCAGAAGATAG
- a CDS encoding type 1 glutamine amidotransferase domain-containing protein, whose protein sequence is MAKNLENLKVAILVADGFEESELVQPRKALNEAGAQTILISPQKNKVKAWKHGQWSDEYPVDLSIEKANPEDYDTLLLPGGVMNPDKLRMVPQAIDFIIRIAKAGKPIAAICHGPWTLIDANAVQGKTVTSWPSIRTDLMNAGAQWVDREVVVDDNLVTSRKPDDIPAFNEAMIELFSTAL, encoded by the coding sequence ATGGCAAAGAACTTAGAAAATCTGAAAGTCGCGATTTTAGTTGCTGATGGATTTGAAGAATCGGAATTAGTTCAACCAAGAAAAGCTTTAAATGAGGCTGGTGCACAAACGATATTAATTTCTCCGCAAAAAAATAAAGTTAAGGCTTGGAAGCATGGTCAATGGTCTGATGAATATCCCGTTGATTTATCAATTGAAAAAGCAAATCCTGAAGATTACGATACTTTATTATTGCCAGGTGGTGTAATGAATCCTGATAAGTTGCGCATGGTGCCGCAAGCAATAGATTTTATTATTCGAATCGCAAAAGCGGGTAAGCCTATTGCCGCAATTTGTCATGGGCCTTGGACGCTTATTGATGCGAATGCGGTACAAGGAAAGACGGTTACTTCTTGGCCTTCTATTCGTACCGATCTTATGAATGCTGGTGCACAATGGGTTGATAGAGAAGTTGTCGTTGATGATAATCTCGTAACAAGTCGCAAACCAGATGATATTCCCGCTTTTAATGAAGCCATGATTGAATTATTTTCTACTGCATTATAA
- a CDS encoding ATP-binding protein — MKINTIKIILSILIVLPINSNLHASPFNLRKKITTVTEKICATGRWTTNNYKKILCAGLLAGYFTQTPGGKELGLDIVKLCGGFVQGMYESPSSIYSYTYQGIMIAAQCLGAFSLFANTGSQIKSYFSKKDDFQLTKLKPETKIYKEIVKSLKEPDGFSKTQKLINFAFTSNGYYGDIPAEFENFACNIIRKKNEQVCANIEKGMMLYGPPGNGKTLSIRILAELCNIPIVEISIAKTVAKYVGETAKNINACFEEAKQQAKIYKHAIIFIDEAEVLTQNRNGAEHLQNGGTQEALNTLLTRLDGIEKLKNTTVIIATNKKDKIDHAFIRTGRFDTKIKINNPDPEKRWIILEEKLKRVDLDIGKLNIEKLVALTEGFSAADCNVLIEKCRDKLLNEKLNNNPNLSRLIDFSRFTTNETEEELKEKIEQELEKQKSLSMYRLNESLIYSILPSFIKEKKQQSNDNEKRNNRFPQYHQTFDNRPQPLQQLSGNQQSFAEVPSYEFGSVGYQNQLRRNPYFNS; from the coding sequence TTGAAAATAAATACAATAAAAATAATTTTATCAATATTAATTGTTTTGCCAATTAACTCTAATCTTCATGCCAGCCCATTTAATTTGAGAAAAAAAATTACTACGGTTACTGAAAAAATATGTGCTACCGGCAGATGGACCACAAATAATTATAAAAAAATACTCTGTGCTGGTTTGTTAGCTGGCTATTTTACGCAAACACCTGGTGGAAAAGAATTAGGATTGGACATCGTAAAGCTTTGCGGCGGTTTTGTACAAGGAATGTATGAAAGCCCAAGCAGCATATATTCTTATACTTATCAAGGTATTATGATAGCAGCTCAATGTTTAGGAGCATTTTCTCTTTTTGCCAATACGGGTTCTCAGATAAAGAGTTATTTTTCAAAAAAAGATGATTTTCAACTTACTAAACTTAAGCCAGAAACTAAAATTTATAAAGAGATCGTAAAAAGCTTGAAGGAGCCAGACGGTTTTTCAAAAACACAAAAGTTAATTAATTTTGCATTTACTAGTAATGGCTATTATGGAGATATTCCTGCCGAATTTGAAAATTTTGCTTGCAATATTATTAGAAAAAAAAATGAACAGGTTTGTGCAAACATTGAAAAAGGAATGATGTTATATGGCCCTCCAGGAAATGGTAAAACATTATCGATACGAATTTTGGCAGAGTTATGTAACATTCCTATAGTGGAGATTTCCATAGCTAAAACGGTAGCAAAATATGTAGGTGAGACCGCAAAGAATATAAATGCCTGTTTTGAAGAAGCAAAACAACAAGCTAAGATATATAAACATGCAATTATTTTTATTGATGAAGCAGAAGTGCTGACTCAAAACAGAAATGGTGCTGAGCATTTACAAAATGGTGGAACTCAAGAAGCTTTAAATACTTTGTTAACAAGACTGGATGGCATAGAGAAATTAAAAAATACAACAGTGATTATTGCAACCAATAAAAAAGATAAAATCGATCATGCATTTATTCGTACGGGTAGATTTGATACAAAAATAAAAATAAATAATCCTGATCCAGAAAAACGCTGGATAATTTTGGAAGAAAAACTCAAAAGAGTTGATTTAGATATAGGCAAATTAAATATTGAAAAACTTGTAGCATTAACTGAAGGTTTTAGTGCTGCTGACTGTAATGTATTAATAGAAAAATGTAGAGATAAACTATTAAATGAGAAACTAAATAATAATCCCAATCTATCAAGATTAATAGATTTTTCACGTTTCACAACTAATGAAACAGAAGAAGAATTAAAAGAGAAGATAGAACAAGAATTAGAGAAGCAAAAATCTCTTTCAATGTATAGACTTAATGAAAGTTTAATTTATAGTATTTTACCATCTTTTATTAAAGAAAAAAAACAACAATCAAATGATAATGAAAAGAGAAACAATAGATTTCCTCAATATCATCAAACCTTTGATAATCGGCCACAACCATTACAGCAACTTTCAGGAAATCAACAATCATTTGCTGAAGTACCAAGCTATGAATTTGGGTCAGTAGGTTATCAAAATCAATTACGACGAAATCCTTATTTTAATTCTTAA
- a CDS encoding DUF6496 domain-containing protein → MAKKKNNKKYGKKAEESVEKAMRKYKKGELESGKSGEQVKSRKQAIAIGLSEARKEGAKVPSKKK, encoded by the coding sequence ATGGCTAAAAAAAAGAATAATAAAAAATATGGAAAAAAAGCAGAAGAAAGTGTTGAAAAAGCCATGCGAAAATATAAAAAAGGTGAATTAGAAAGTGGCAAAAGTGGAGAACAGGTTAAAAGTAGAAAACAAGCAATTGCCATTGGCCTTTCCGAAGCCCGAAAAGAGGGAGCGAAAGTTCCATCAAAGAAAAAATAG